Proteins co-encoded in one Pararge aegeria chromosome 19, ilParAegt1.1, whole genome shotgun sequence genomic window:
- the LOC120631952 gene encoding uncharacterized protein LOC120631952 produces the protein MAVVWSNENILTLIEMYQNSQLLWDTSHRDYKNKIKKNDAWESIATTLDIPRKDVEGKMHNLRSQFLRERKKIASSKSTGSGSGDVHKSTWFAYDSLLFLVKGSTSSGSMDTMNTQSSESSVALEEIPVASQVLTQPPEASTSPPLPTQPIPVPLPNTQNKRKKDDLSEVYEIMKSAKARMDQPKDEFQVYADYVASELRNIKNEHAVLQAKYFINNILLEARMGKYNYAEYQTGSNSSHTQSYGYRSAPQQSSYSTNSVNDDIVTANASHVNNDNEAPTAPTFTELRQIENIEELVSHFESETQNKE, from the exons ATGGCAGTAGTGTGGTCCAACGAGAATATATTGACCCTGATCGAGATGTATCAAAATTCGCAATTATTGTGGGACACTTCACATCgtgattataaaaacaaaattaaaaaaaatgatgcatGGGAATCTATCGCGACTACATTAGATATACCTAGAAAAGACGTCGAGGGAAAAATGCATAACTTAAGGTCTCAGTTTCTCagggagagaaaaaaaattgcaagctCAAAATCCACTGGAAGTGGAAGTGGGGATGTTCACAAAAGTACCTGGTTTGCGTATGATTCGCTGCTTTTCCTAGTAAAAGGGTCGACAAGTTCAGGCAGTATGGACACTATGAATACTCAG tCATCCGAAAGTTCGGTGGCACTCGAAGAAATACCAGTGGCATCGCAAGTATTAACGCAACCACCAGAGGCATCAACGTCGCCGCCATTACCAACTCAACCAATACCGGTGCCGCTTCCAAATActcaaaataaaaggaaaaaagatgATCTGAGTGAGGTATATGAAATAATGAAGAGCGCAAAAGCCAGGATGGATCAACCAAAAGACGAATTTCAAGTTTACGCCGACTATGTAGCTTCTGagttaagaaatataaagaatgaacATGCTGTGCTACAGGCGaagtactttattaataatatcttattagAGGCTAGGATGGGAAAATACAACTATGCAGAATACCAAACGGGAAGTAATTCAAGCCATACTCAAAGTTATGGATACCGTTCTGCTCCTCAACAGTCATCCTATTCGACAAATTCTGTTAATGATGATATAGTAACTGCTAATGCTTCTCatgttaataatgataatgaagcaCCAACTGCACCAACTTTCACAGAATTACGACAAATTGAGAATATTGAAGAACTAGTTTCCCACTTTGAATCAGAAACGCAGaacaaagaataa
- the LOC120631949 gene encoding protein ANTAGONIST OF LIKE HETEROCHROMATIN PROTEIN 1-like: MTRSHWPVVISMSPEEVVLFSAAYIIIRKTLAKRKKKRWWVREYLLQRESSSLITSLRMRDGSFENFTRMSRTDFEILLNMVGPAVVKQDTKFRKSIDPHIRLAITLRYLATGDSYGSLSYTFRVSKSVICHTIPEVCKELIKALNSFVKTPTDVNEWKEKSRNFEILWNFPHCIGAIDGKHVLLEAPPNSGSDYYNYKENFSLVLLAIVDAEYNFVYVNCGAKGKSSDSGVFQETTFYKALNEEQLNLPDPEPLVQGGPKIPYVLVGDSAFALSENMMRPYPGIHEKGSLKRIFNYRLSRARRIVENVFGIMSVVFRVFRKAIPLRPVNAELVVMACVYLHNFLRRNTTSTARYTPNTTFDLEDAGHNVVEGSWRRELTNNNMRNLSRQGRPPPQSAQTIRNLFAEYFCSAQGSVPWQTIQS, translated from the exons GCCAGTCGTGATCAGTATGTCGCCCGAGGAAGTAGTGTTGTTCAGTGCAGCTTACATAATTATTCGGAAGACATTagcaaaacgtaaaaaaaagagGTGGTGGGTCCGGGAATATTTGCTCCAAAGGGAAAGTTCAAGTTTAATAACCAGTCTTCGAATGCGCGATGGATCTTTCGAAAATTTTACTAGAATGTCTAGAACCGATTTTGAgatacttttaaatatggttGGGCCGGCCGTAGTCAAGCAAGATACAAAGTTTCGGAAATCTATCGACCCTCACATCAGACTCGCTATAACATTGAGATACTTGGCAACTGGCGATAGTTATGGTTCATTGTCCTATACTTTTAGAGTGTCAAAATCAGTAATTTGTCATACTATACCAGAAGTTTGCAAAGAATTGATAAAGGCATTAAATTCTTTtgttaaa ACGCCAACCGATGTAAATGAATGGAAAGAGAAATCtcgtaattttgaaatattatggaATTTTCCTCACTGCATCGGAGCGATAGATGGAAAGCATGTGTTACTAGAAGCGCCACCCAATTCTGGCagtgattattataattacaaagagAATTTTAGCTTAGTTCTCTTAGCAATTGTGGATGCTGAGTATaactttgtatatgttaattgtGGTGCAAAAGGGAAGTCGTCTGACAGTGGAGTATTCCAGGAGACTACATTTTATAAAGCACTTAATGAAGAGCAACTGAATTTACCAGATCCTGAGCCACTGGTCCAAGGTGGTCCGAAAATACCATACGTTCTAGTGGGAGATAGTGCATTTGCACTTTCTGAAAACATGATGAGGCCCTACCCCGGCATTCATGAAAAGGGAAGCTTAAAGCGGATTTTCAACTACAGGCTGTCAAGAGCAAGAAGAattgttgaaaatgtttttggcATTATGTCTGTAGTGTTTCGCGTATTTCGTAAAGCTATCCCATTACGTCCAGTAAATGCTGAATTAGTTGTAATGGCTTGcgtgtacctacataatttccTGAGACGTAATACAACTTCAACCGCGAGGTATACACCAAATACCACATTTGATTTAGAAGACGCTGGTCATAATGTTGTGGAAGGTTCGTGGCGAAGGGAgttgacaaataataatatgaggaACTTAAGTAGGCAAGGCAGACCTCCTCCTCAATCCGCTCAGACAATAAGAAACCTCTTTGCTGAATATTTCTGCAGTGCTCAAGGAAGTGTCCCATGGCAAACTATTCAATCATAG